One genomic window of Quercus robur chromosome 6, dhQueRobu3.1, whole genome shotgun sequence includes the following:
- the LOC126732581 gene encoding anthocyanidin 3-O-glucosyltransferase 5-like, with the protein MMTSKPQTHVVIVSSPGVGHLVCDLELGNRLVADHNVHVTFFVVVESNSSAGESDLIQSARIQNLLDIIELPPVDISDKVEPNYPIFTRLTTIMRKTNPILRSAISSLNPSPTALFVDIFGTPALDVADEFHMLKYVFVTSALPLALILYVPVLDKEVEGEYVVQKEPLRLPGCMPVRPADVVDPLLNRTKLEYRVFLQVGLEMRQSDGVLVNTWEDLDTTTLKAMREQEGYGSVPVYAVGPLVRPVKPSGLKNKLLDWLDEQPVESVIYISFGSAGVLSAQQITELAWGLELSQKRFIWVLRPPIKDKGGNALDYLPDGFLERTHNLGLVVTQWAPQSEILGHKSIGGFLSHCGWNSSLESILNGVPMIAWPLYAEQKMNATMLAEELGVAVRPKIAPTKGIVGREEIEMMVRKVMGDQEGKAMRARVKELKDSGEKACAEGGSSFNALAQLVKQCEKNLQRQKVK; encoded by the coding sequence ATGATGACCTCAAAGCCACAAACACACGTAGTAATTGTCTCCAGCCCTGGCGTTGGCCACCTTGTCTGTGATCTTGAGCTCGGAAATCGCCTCGTCGCCGATCACAACGTCCATGTCACCTTCTTCGTCGTCGTTGAATCCAACTCCTCAGCCGGCGAATCCGATCTTATCCAATCAGCCAGAATTCAAAATCTCCTAGACATCATCGAACTACCACCTGTGGACATCTCAGACAAAGTCGAACCCAATTATCCGATCTTCACAAGGCTAACAACCATCATGCGCAAAACAAATCCAATTCTCAGGTCAGCAATCTCATCCCTGAATCCTAGCCCAACAGCTCTCTTCGTTGATATTTTCGGAACACCAGCACTTGATGTTGCTGACGAATTTCACATGTTAAAGTACGTATTTGTTACCTCTGCATTGCCACTTGCGTTAATATTATATGTTCCTGTCCTCGACAAGGAAGTAGAAGGTGAATACGTTGTTCAAAAAGAACCGCTTAGGTTGCCGGGTTGTATGCCGGTTCGACCAGCTGATGTGGTTGACCCGTTGCTGAACCGGACAAAGCTTGAATACCGTGTGTTCTTACAGGTTGGATTAGAGATGCGTCAGAGTGATGGGGTTTTGGTGAACACTTGGGAAGATTTGGACACCACAACGCTTAAAGCAATGAGAGAACAAGAAGGTTACGGATCAGTACCGGTTTATGCGGTCGGACCGTTGGTTAGACCGGTTAAACCGTCTGGTTTAAAGAACAAGTTGCTGGATTGGCTAGATGAGCAACCGGTTGAGTctgtaatttatatttcttttggTAGTGCTGGGGTTCTCTCAGCCCAGCAAATCACTGAGCTTGCTTGGGGTCTAGAGCTTAGCCAAAAGAGATTTATTTGGGTGCTACGTCCGCCTATCAAGGACAAAGGTGGTAATGCCTTGGATTACTTGCCTGATGGGTTTTTGGAACGGACCCACAATTTGGGACTAGTGGTCACCCAATGGGCTCCACAATCGGAAATTTTGGGCCATAAATCAATAGGTGGGTTCTTATCTCATTGTGGGTGGAACTCATCGCTGGAGAGCATACTAAATGGTGTGCCAATGATAGCATGGCCTTTATATGCAGAGCAGAAAATGAATGCTACGATGCTAGCTGAGGAGTTAGGAGTGGCTGTGCGTCCCAAAATCGCACCAACTAAAGGAATTGTAGGAAGAGAAGAGATTGAGATGATGGTAAGGAAAGTAATGGGGGATCAAGAAGGAAAGGCAATGAGGGCTAGAGTTAAGGAACTTAAAGACAGTGGGGAAAAGGCTTGCGCTGAGGGTGGTTCTTCTTTCAATGCATTGGCTCAACTGGTAAAGCAATGTGAGAAGAACTTGCAGCGTCAGAAAGTGAAGTAG